In the genome of Streptomyces collinus, one region contains:
- a CDS encoding glycoside hydrolase family 18 chitinase translates to MRFRHRAAAGFATLLLPLAGLVGLASPAQAATSATASYAKTQDWGSGFEGKWTVKNTGTTALSSWTVEWDFPSGTSVTSSWDADVTSSGTHWTAKNKSWNGTLAPGASVTFGFNGSGSGSPANCKLNGGSCDGGTTEPGDRAPSAPGTPTASDITNTSVKLSWSAATDDKGVKNYDVLRDGSKVATVTGTSYTNTGLTAGTDYSYSVQARDTADQTGPVSGAVRVRTTGGTTEPPTGDKVKLGYFTEWGVYGRNYHVKNLVTSGSASKITHINYAFGNVKNGQCTVDDTYAAYDKAYTADQSVSGTADTWDQPLRGNFNQLRQLKAKYPHIKVLYSFGGWTYSGGFGQAAQNAAAFAKSCKAVVEDPRWADVFDGIDIDWEYPNACGLTCDTSGPAAFKNLMSALRTEFGQNYLVTAAITADGSSGGKIDAADYGGAAQHLDWYNVMTYDYFGAFDKDGPTAPHSPLTSYPGIPQAGFNSADAIAKLKAKGVPAKKLLLGIGFYGRGWTGVTQSAPGGSATGAAPGTYEAGIEDYKILKNSCPATGTIAGTAYAHCGSNWWSYDTPATIAGKMSWAKSQGLGGAFFWEFSGDTANGELANAIDSGLS, encoded by the coding sequence ATGCGCTTCAGACACAGAGCCGCGGCAGGGTTCGCGACGCTGTTGCTCCCGCTGGCCGGCCTCGTCGGCCTGGCGAGCCCGGCCCAGGCCGCGACGTCCGCCACCGCTTCCTACGCCAAGACCCAGGACTGGGGCTCCGGCTTCGAGGGCAAGTGGACGGTGAAGAACACCGGTACCACGGCGCTCAGCTCCTGGACCGTCGAATGGGACTTCCCCTCCGGTACGTCCGTCACCTCCTCCTGGGACGCCGACGTCACCTCCTCCGGCACCCACTGGACCGCGAAGAACAAGTCCTGGAACGGCACCCTCGCCCCCGGCGCCTCCGTCACCTTCGGCTTCAACGGCAGCGGCTCCGGCTCCCCCGCCAACTGCAAGCTCAACGGCGGCAGCTGCGACGGCGGCACCACGGAACCCGGCGACCGCGCGCCGAGCGCCCCCGGCACCCCGACCGCCTCGGACATCACCAACACCTCGGTGAAGCTGTCCTGGTCCGCCGCCACCGACGACAAGGGCGTCAAGAACTACGACGTCCTGCGCGACGGATCGAAGGTCGCCACCGTGACGGGCACCTCGTACACCAACACCGGCCTCACCGCGGGCACCGACTACTCCTACTCCGTCCAGGCCCGTGACACCGCCGACCAGACAGGCCCGGTCAGCGGAGCCGTCCGGGTCCGCACCACCGGCGGCACGACCGAGCCGCCCACCGGCGACAAGGTCAAGCTCGGCTACTTCACCGAGTGGGGCGTCTACGGCCGCAACTACCACGTCAAGAACCTGGTGACCTCGGGCTCGGCGTCGAAGATCACCCACATCAACTACGCCTTCGGCAACGTCAAGAACGGCCAGTGCACCGTCGACGACACCTACGCCGCCTACGACAAGGCCTACACGGCCGACCAGTCCGTCAGCGGCACCGCCGACACCTGGGACCAGCCGCTGCGCGGCAACTTCAACCAGCTGCGCCAGCTGAAGGCCAAGTACCCGCACATCAAGGTGCTGTACTCCTTCGGCGGCTGGACCTACTCCGGCGGCTTCGGCCAGGCGGCGCAGAACGCGGCCGCGTTCGCCAAGTCCTGCAAGGCCGTCGTCGAGGACCCGCGCTGGGCCGATGTCTTCGACGGCATCGACATCGACTGGGAGTACCCGAACGCCTGCGGCCTGACCTGCGACACCTCCGGCCCCGCCGCCTTCAAGAACCTGATGTCGGCGCTGCGCACCGAGTTCGGCCAGAACTACCTGGTCACCGCGGCCATCACCGCCGACGGCTCCTCCGGCGGCAAGATCGACGCGGCCGACTACGGCGGCGCCGCCCAGCACCTCGACTGGTACAACGTGATGACGTACGACTACTTCGGCGCCTTCGACAAGGACGGCCCGACCGCCCCGCACTCCCCGCTCACGTCCTACCCGGGGATCCCGCAGGCGGGCTTCAACTCGGCCGACGCGATCGCCAAGCTGAAGGCCAAGGGCGTCCCCGCGAAGAAGCTCCTGCTCGGCATCGGCTTCTACGGCCGCGGCTGGACCGGCGTCACCCAGTCCGCCCCGGGCGGATCGGCGACCGGTGCCGCTCCGGGCACGTACGAGGCGGGCATCGAGGACTACAAGATCCTGAAGAACTCCTGCCCGGCCACCGGCACCATCGCCGGCACGGCGTACGCGCACTGCGGCAGCAACTGGTGGTCGTACGACACCCCGGCCACCATCGCCGGGAAGATGAGCTGGGCCAAGAGCCAAGGCCTCGGCGGCGCGTTCTTCTGGGAGTTCAGCGGAGACACCGCGAACGGAGAGCTGGCGAACGCCATCGACAGCGGCCTGTCGTAA
- a CDS encoding response regulator, with protein MIRVLVAEDQSAVRAGLVLILRSAADIEVVGEAADGEQAVALARELRPDLVLMDVQMPRLDGVSATRQVVAERLADVLVLTTFDLDEYVFGALRAGASGFLLKNTEAAELLEAVRTVARGEGMIAPAVTRRLIAEFAAKPAREPGADPAVLEQLTRREREVLSCLGQGLSNAGIAERLDMAEATVKTHVSRLLGKLELRSRVQAAVLAQELGV; from the coding sequence ATGATCCGCGTCCTGGTTGCCGAGGACCAGTCCGCCGTGCGCGCCGGGCTCGTCCTGATCCTGCGCAGCGCGGCCGACATCGAGGTGGTCGGCGAGGCGGCGGACGGCGAGCAGGCGGTGGCGCTGGCCCGTGAGCTGCGGCCGGACCTGGTGCTGATGGACGTTCAGATGCCGCGGCTGGACGGGGTGTCGGCGACCCGGCAGGTCGTCGCGGAGCGGCTCGCCGACGTGCTGGTGCTGACCACCTTCGACCTCGACGAGTACGTCTTCGGGGCGCTGCGGGCGGGCGCGTCCGGCTTCCTGCTGAAGAACACCGAGGCGGCGGAGCTGCTGGAGGCCGTGCGGACGGTCGCGCGCGGGGAGGGGATGATCGCCCCGGCGGTCACGCGGCGGCTGATCGCGGAGTTCGCCGCGAAGCCCGCCCGGGAGCCCGGGGCCGATCCGGCGGTGCTCGAACAGCTGACCCGGCGGGAGCGCGAGGTGCTGTCCTGCCTCGGCCAGGGTCTGTCCAACGCGGGCATCGCCGAGCGGCTCGACATGGCCGAGGCGACCGTGAAGACCCACGTCAGCAGGCTGCTGGGGAAGCTGGAGCTGCGGAGCCGGGTGCAAGCCGCCGTGCTGGCCCAGGAGTTGGGTGTCTGA